In Humulus lupulus chromosome 6, drHumLupu1.1, whole genome shotgun sequence, a single genomic region encodes these proteins:
- the LOC133783527 gene encoding wall-associated receptor kinase-like 1, producing MQTSENNVEQTKLFDLKELEKATNYFSMDRILGQGGQGTVYKGMLEDGKIVAIKKSKIIDEAKLSQFINEVVILTQINHRNVVKLLGCCLETDLPLLVYEFIPNGTLSEFIHQRNMEFPFTWSMRLRIATEVAGALSYLHSGASFPIYHRDVKSTNILLDEKLRAKVADFGTSRTISLEQTHLTTLGYGTFGYLDPEYFQLSQFTDKSDVYSFGVILVELLTGQKVISATRSEEGKSLATYFKMTMKENSLFDILHGQVLKDAPKKEIIVVADLAQRCLHLSGRNRPTMKEVAKELERIQVIDNKDSKGSQHDYVELAYAQPEIADSWTNSTSSIELTFDSAATSFSLHQELSLL from the coding sequence ATGCAAACAAGTGAAAACAATGTTGAACAAACCAAGTTGTTTGATTTAAAAGAGTTAGAGAAGGCAACTAATTATTTTAGTATGGATAGAATTCTTGGCCAAGGAGGTCAAGGAACTGTGTACAAAGGTATGTTGGAAGATGGAAAGATTGTTGCTATAAAGAAGTCTAAAATAATTGATGAAGCCAAACTTTCTCAATTCATTAATGAGGTTGTCATTCTTACGCAAATCAATCATAGAAATGTTGTTAAGTTATTGGGATGTTGTTTGGAGACAGATCTTCCACTTCTAGTTTATGAATTCATACCAAACGGGACACTTTCTGAGTTTATTCATCAGAGAAATATGGAGTTTCCTTTTACATGGAGCATGCGATTGCGAATTGCAACTGAAGTTGCAGGAGCTCTTTCATACTTACATTCAGGGGCTTCTTTTCCAATTTATCATCGAGATGttaagtctacaaacatactccTAGATGAAAAATTGAGAGCAAAAGTTGCAGATTTTGGTACATCAAGAACTATTTCCTTAGAGCAAACTCACTTGACCACTTTAGGTTATGGCACATTTGGTTATCTAGATCCAGAATATTTTCAATTAAGCCAATTTACAGATAAGAGTGATGTTTATAGTTTTGGAGTGATTCTTGTCGAGCTCTTGACTGGACAAAAAGTAATATCTGCAACAAGGTCTGAAGAAGGAAAAAGTTTGGCGACATATTTCAAAATGACAATGAAGGAAAACAGTCTTTTTGACATTCTTCATGGTCAAGTTCTCAAAGATGCGCCAAAAAAAGAGATCATAGTTGTTGCTGATCTTGCACAGAGATGCTTACATTTGAGCGGAAGGAATCGACCTACCATGAAAGAAGTAGCAAAGGAGCTAGAGAGGATACAAGTCATTGATAATAAAGATTCAAAGGGTAGTCAACATGATTATGTAGAGTTAGCATATGCACAACCTGAAATTGCAGACTCTTGGACTAATTCCACATCGTCAATAGAGTTAACTTTTGATAGTGCTGCTACTAGCTTCTCGTTGCATCAAGAATTATCATTGTTGTAA
- the LOC133786169 gene encoding cytochrome c oxidase assembly protein COX15-like: protein MFRNRLSPFLLVKSNRKALYNHLTQATSSSSRVAREETSRFFSTGIVRRILHDFRSSPKVLLSLSLELRDFYNAIPGQYVPSLRNVSTVQSLNEKSNEGLKLLVNGGSHAQKMVGIWLFGSAAWVFSMVVLGGVTRLTRSGLSMTDWKFSGGLPPLSDEEWLQEFEKYKLSPEYKKFEIKNEPPTEYAQPRVSPYRLAAHLTSAFVIYSGLLWTGLSVVMPEPPAESMSWVKGAAKVKRLALPVSLLVGITAVSGAFVAGNDAGHAYNTFPKMGDTWIPEDVLEMKPLIRNFFENTSMVQLDHRILATTTLVSIASLWWLTRKVDLHPAVRYLIGSTVGMAGLQVTLGISTLLSYVPVSLGSAHQAGALTLMSLMILLIHTLRKPSPFLLKSLPKVAKTI, encoded by the exons atgttccGGAACCGATTATCACCATTTTTGTTGGTGAAGAGCAACCGTAAGGCTCTCTACAACCACCTCACCCAAGCAACATCATCTTCGTCTAGAGTTGCAAGGGAGGAGACATCTAGATTTTTCTCCACTGGAATCGTACGGAGAATTCTGCATGACTTCCGATCTTCCCCTAAGGTTCTTCTATCTTTATCTTTAGAACTAAGAGATT TTTATAATGCAATTCCGGGTCAGTATGTGCCATCTTTGAGAAATGTTTCCACCGTGCAATCTCTTAATGAAAAAAGTAATGAAGGACTGAAGCTACTTGTAAATGGAGGATCTCATGCTCAGAAAATGGTTGGGATATGGCTCTTTGGCTCTGCTGCTTGGGTGTTTAGTATGGTCGTACTTGGAGGTGTTACACGACTAACAAGATCTGGTCTTTCAATGACTGATTGGAAGTTCAGTGGTGGGCTCCCGCCTCTATCTGATGAGGAATGGTTACAGGAATTCGAGAAGTACAAGCTGTCCCCTGAatataaaaaatttgaaataaaaaat GAACCGCCAACTGAATATGCACAGCCTAGAGTAAGCCCGTATCGGCTTGCAGCTCATCTCACTTCGGCATTTGTTATATACAGCGGCCTTCTTTGGACAGGTCTCTCGGTGGTAATGCCTGAACCACCTGCAGAATCAATGTCCTGGGTTAAGGGGGCTGCAAAAGTAAAGAGACTTGCTCTTCCTGTCAGCTTACTCGTCGGCATTACTGCTGTCTCTGGAGCATTTGTTGCAGGAAATGATGCT GGACATGCCTACAATACTTTTCCGAAGATGGGCGACACATGGATACCTGAGGATGTTCTAGAAATGAAGCCACTTATTCGCAACTTCTTTGAGAATACCTCGATGGTACAG CTTGACCATCGTATCCTGGCAACAACCACTTTAGTTTCAATCGCCTCGTTATGGTGGTTAACGAGGAAGGTGGATCTTCATCCTGCAGTTCGATATTTGATTGGAAGCACTGTTGGCATGGCTGGTCTTCAG GTTACCTTGGGGATATCTACCCTTTTGTCATACGTGCCAGTTTCCCTGGGCAGTGCTCATCAAGCTGGGGCTTTGACACTAATGTCACTGATGATCCTTCTCATTCACACTCTGAGGAAGCCATCGCCCTTTCTT
- the LOC133786171 gene encoding uncharacterized protein LOC133786171, whose product MARTKVPSIRDSQQPIQRRLIIHESSLESCSKSSDSSVPPTPPANTTMTQSNNEVHNEEESVTCSKKQSESHVDEQSNSSSVPRQNTLPIEKIPRLKPILEENEHFECKIGVKSKVDDVTKLINDVLKNDPTNLKLFKESTLGHFLELKNYEHSNQVMWLLLIQEADYDRESEMWFVVNEVPI is encoded by the exons ATGGCACGGACAAAAGTACCAAGCATTAGAGATTCACAACAACCGATTCAACGACGGTTGATTATTCACGAATCTAGTCTGGAGTCGTGCTCGAAATCGTCGGATTCTAGTGTGCCACCAACACCTCCAGCAAACACAACAATGACTCAATCTAATAATGAG GTACATAATGAAGAAGAGTCAGTGACATGTTCTAAGAAACAATCAGAATCACATGTTGATGAACAATCAAATTCTTCCTCTGTGCCACGACAGAATACACTTCCA ATCGAAAAGATTCCTCGATTGAAGCCTATATTAGAGGAGAATGAACACTTTGAGTGCAAGATAGGTGTAAAAAGTAAAGTAGATGATGTCACAAAACTTATCAATGATGTACTAAAGAATGACCCGACCAACTTAAAATTGTTCAAGGAATCTACACTCGGCCACTTTCTTGAACTTAAGAACTATGAACATTCAAATCAAGTGATGTGGTTATTACTCATTCAAGAAGCCGACTATGATAGAGAATCAGAGATGTGGTTTGTTGTTAATGAGGTACCGATCTGA